Proteins from one Amycolatopsis benzoatilytica AK 16/65 genomic window:
- a CDS encoding C40 family peptidase, which translates to MTPETAAAEVDAAPKPSWARGALHRGLVALPLVAGLATAGWLVVGRDQPATPTVPAQAALTAPAAPTGPSGPSVLQASAPVRAQEPAQGAAGGGGSPLQKWADSLAGPLDIPAPQLVGYANGELTLRKERPGCHLSWVTLAGVGEAGNDHGRRDGTPLGLSTAQFQKYGSDIPGIAKPALTDPSSASVAAGRALCASGVDLTAGNGWWKAVAGYQNGSGMELFRQRVLGYAQLYATISLAPAKSGAPSVRATRFALGQLGLPYVWGGNGPDAGAAGFDCSGLTKASYDSAGVSLPRTADSQFRALPHVPGGQEPQLGDLVFYGSPATRIHHVGLYLGNGLMVNAPTEGQAVQIHTFHTPGDDYAGAGHPAD; encoded by the coding sequence GTGACGCCGGAGACCGCCGCCGCCGAGGTGGACGCCGCCCCGAAGCCCTCCTGGGCTCGTGGCGCGCTGCATCGTGGGCTGGTGGCGTTGCCGCTGGTGGCCGGGCTCGCCACCGCCGGCTGGCTCGTCGTCGGCCGCGACCAGCCCGCCACCCCGACCGTCCCGGCCCAAGCCGCGCTCACCGCACCCGCCGCCCCGACGGGCCCGTCCGGCCCTTCGGTGTTGCAGGCGAGCGCCCCGGTCCGCGCGCAGGAACCGGCTCAGGGCGCGGCCGGCGGCGGCGGATCGCCGCTGCAGAAGTGGGCGGACTCGCTTGCCGGGCCGCTGGACATTCCCGCTCCGCAGCTGGTCGGCTACGCGAACGGCGAGCTGACGCTGCGCAAGGAACGCCCCGGCTGCCACTTGTCCTGGGTCACGCTCGCCGGTGTCGGCGAGGCGGGCAACGACCACGGCCGCCGTGACGGCACGCCCTTGGGGTTGTCCACGGCGCAGTTCCAGAAGTACGGCTCGGACATCCCGGGCATCGCGAAGCCGGCGTTGACCGATCCGTCGTCGGCCTCGGTCGCCGCCGGCCGCGCGCTGTGCGCGAGCGGAGTCGACCTGACCGCCGGCAATGGCTGGTGGAAAGCCGTGGCCGGGTACCAGAACGGCAGCGGCATGGAGCTGTTCCGGCAGCGAGTGCTCGGCTACGCCCAGCTGTACGCGACGATTTCCCTCGCCCCGGCGAAGTCCGGCGCACCGTCGGTGCGCGCCACCCGGTTCGCGCTCGGGCAGCTCGGCCTGCCGTACGTGTGGGGCGGCAACGGCCCGGACGCCGGCGCGGCCGGGTTCGACTGCTCCGGCCTGACGAAGGCGTCGTACGACAGCGCCGGGGTTTCGCTGCCCCGGACGGCGGACAGCCAGTTCCGCGCCCTGCCGCACGTGCCCGGCGGACAGGAACCGCAGCTGGGCGACCTGGTGTTCTACGGAAGCCCGGCGACCCGGATCCACCACGTGGGGCTGTACCTGGGCAACGGGCTGATGGTGAACGCGCCGACCGAGGGACAGGCGGTCCAGATCCACACGTTCCACACGCCGGGGGACGACTACGCCGGGGCCGGGCACCCGGCTGATTGA